One part of the Bacteroidia bacterium genome encodes these proteins:
- a CDS encoding tetratricopeptide repeat protein, protein MKTYLSLIISLLLSLSIYAQQKPWDMGKARAYQGYISGNESQWSEGIDLLKSALKNNPGNLELAYEYLLAEYGKIGFCNTTNTCGDLVDLIEDSQKLLKKIVKEKGESSQYSALMGGLIAMEIEQKPAQMMFLGPKCSSHISESVDMDSQNPTAWVEKGNLKYHAPRLFGGDMEEAIECFKKAISLYEAKPALRANSWQYLHALAWLGKAYEEEDEREKAKQAYEKALKVAPNFLWVKKELLPDLLKNG, encoded by the coding sequence ATGAAAACTTATCTTAGTTTAATTATCTCCCTTCTCCTCAGCCTATCTATATATGCTCAACAAAAGCCCTGGGATATGGGCAAAGCCCGCGCATATCAAGGCTATATTTCTGGTAATGAAAGTCAATGGTCAGAAGGCATTGATCTTCTAAAATCTGCCCTTAAAAATAATCCCGGCAATCTTGAATTGGCTTATGAGTATTTGCTTGCTGAATATGGCAAAATCGGTTTTTGCAATACCACCAATACCTGTGGAGATTTGGTAGATCTAATCGAGGATTCTCAAAAACTCCTGAAGAAAATCGTTAAGGAAAAAGGAGAGAGCTCTCAGTACTCAGCGCTAATGGGAGGCTTGATCGCCATGGAAATAGAACAGAAGCCTGCACAAATGATGTTTTTAGGCCCTAAATGCAGCAGTCATATTTCAGAGTCTGTAGATATGGACAGTCAAAACCCTACAGCCTGGGTAGAAAAAGGGAACCTCAAATATCATGCACCCCGTCTTTTTGGAGGAGATATGGAAGAAGCCATCGAATGTTTTAAAAAGGCCATATCTCTATATGAAGCAAAGCCAGCTCTCAGGGCAAATAGTTGGCAATACCTACATGCTTTGGCCTGGTTGGGGAAAGCATATGAAGAGGAAGATGAAAGGGAAAAAGCCAAACAAGCTTACGAAAAGGCCCTCAAAGTAGCACCCAATTTCTTATGGGTGAAAAAGGAGTTGCTTCCTGATTTATTGAAAAATGGATAA